A genomic region of Thermodesulfobacteriota bacterium contains the following coding sequences:
- a CDS encoding DUF1254 domain-containing protein, whose product MKTNFFFLFLFLVLVLILGACDGSHNHTNFDSCAELERWATSDLCSSFDPQALANHLRTEDAEWPDIPASITSDIDLTEDDEAFLKLAVEAYVWGYSPMTIYRLEQEKINSQAPQNHFYHPTHLAYWQPPSPVSAPNMDVLYSSAFLDLSQGPLVLTMPPVEGYYVVQLDDAYGNSQASLGSRTRPGGAADSYLIVGPSDPAYTDPGSYLSHGFDQQHVLPVDTEHAWLIVRIPINPYAEPGSPRSLTESASYKANTAFDLTPLLNPQPVTPMDPEVSKKFKEPPSDAMTFFTWLGMAVKGSPLPTQAAFSSETFPPYLMSPSASVSEDQLALFDSFQLLGLDALGFHPERLNCRQRALLEAGMVIGDCILKAGQGFITVGPPDQNYWHVMGTSNIGKYPNTPSGWTVRSIAAYEGGIASLAPDGTYPTTAHDGQGARVRGGRAYTITFDADNLPPVNAGGFWSLTIYSDNSASGVQTNLPAVSSAAVLNTAYSQLPDDATSVVDTTHFSNPDYQEDDTVYFAVSGGGIDAESPYFVFNANDEGFQLSRGPWTPDHSGMTAITVDPSLIGQTLMTGLVIPVHSLGSQQLPDAPPGLRGTQLAFETDDNGNSILRLYLQDTPPAIRSNWLPIPDSGSTFQVMARLYNPTAATEQSGGASILSSTTIPLTTDDPDLAKQYPQEPVNDSNRYGTFVLPPIVPIE is encoded by the coding sequence ATGAAAACTAATTTCTTCTTCCTCTTTCTTTTTCTCGTTCTCGTGCTGATCTTGGGGGCTTGCGATGGATCGCACAACCACACCAATTTTGACTCCTGCGCGGAACTCGAGCGCTGGGCCACATCTGACTTGTGCTCATCGTTCGATCCTCAAGCGCTGGCGAATCACCTCCGCACAGAAGATGCGGAGTGGCCTGACATCCCGGCGTCAATCACTTCGGATATCGACCTGACCGAGGACGACGAGGCTTTCCTCAAGCTTGCGGTGGAAGCTTACGTCTGGGGCTACTCGCCGATGACCATCTACCGGCTGGAGCAGGAGAAGATCAATAGCCAGGCGCCCCAGAACCACTTCTACCATCCCACCCACCTGGCTTACTGGCAGCCCCCGTCGCCGGTGTCCGCGCCCAACATGGACGTGCTCTATAGCAGCGCCTTCCTCGACCTGTCCCAGGGACCGCTCGTCTTGACGATGCCGCCCGTGGAAGGCTACTACGTGGTACAGCTCGACGATGCATACGGCAACTCCCAGGCCTCGCTGGGAAGCCGCACGCGGCCGGGCGGTGCGGCCGATTCGTACTTGATCGTCGGGCCGTCGGACCCGGCCTACACCGACCCCGGCAGCTACCTGAGTCATGGGTTCGACCAGCAGCACGTGCTCCCGGTGGATACGGAACACGCCTGGCTCATCGTCCGAATCCCCATAAATCCATACGCAGAACCCGGCTCGCCGCGCTCCCTCACGGAAAGCGCCAGCTACAAGGCCAATACCGCTTTCGACCTGACGCCACTTCTGAACCCGCAACCGGTCACGCCCATGGACCCGGAGGTGTCGAAGAAGTTCAAGGAGCCGCCCTCCGACGCCATGACCTTTTTCACCTGGCTGGGGATGGCCGTAAAAGGCAGCCCCCTCCCCACGCAGGCGGCCTTCAGCTCCGAGACGTTCCCGCCCTACCTGATGAGTCCCAGCGCCTCGGTAAGTGAGGATCAGCTGGCGCTGTTCGATTCGTTCCAGCTCCTCGGGCTGGACGCCCTTGGCTTCCACCCGGAGCGTCTCAACTGCCGCCAGAGGGCCCTGCTGGAGGCCGGAATGGTCATCGGGGACTGCATCCTCAAAGCGGGACAGGGTTTCATCACCGTCGGGCCGCCCGACCAGAACTACTGGCACGTCATGGGCACCTCCAACATCGGCAAGTACCCCAACACGCCAAGCGGCTGGACGGTACGTTCCATCGCGGCCTACGAGGGCGGCATCGCCAGCCTGGCGCCGGACGGCACCTACCCCACCACGGCCCACGACGGCCAGGGCGCCCGCGTGAGGGGCGGCCGGGCTTACACCATCACCTTCGATGCGGACAACCTGCCGCCCGTGAACGCGGGCGGCTTCTGGAGCCTGACGATTTACTCCGACAACAGCGCCAGCGGCGTGCAGACGAACCTCCCCGCGGTCTCGTCCGCGGCCGTCCTCAACACGGCCTACTCGCAGCTACCCGACGACGCTACCTCAGTAGTGGACACGACGCATTTCTCCAATCCCGATTACCAGGAGGACGACACCGTCTATTTCGCTGTATCCGGCGGCGGGATCGACGCGGAGAGCCCGTACTTCGTTTTTAATGCAAACGACGAGGGCTTCCAGCTGAGTCGCGGCCCCTGGACGCCTGATCACAGCGGCATGACGGCGATCACCGTGGATCCGTCCCTCATCGGACAGACCCTGATGACGGGGCTCGTCATCCCCGTTCATTCCCTGGGTTCGCAGCAGTTGCCGGACGCCCCGCCGGGGCTCCGAGGCACCCAGCTGGCCTTCGAGACGGACGACAACGGAAACAGCATCCTGCGCCTCTACCTCCAGGACACGCCGCCAGCAATCCGCAGCAACTGGCTGCCCATCCCGGACAGCGGGAGCACGTTCCAGGTTATGGCCCGCCTCTATAACCCCACGGCTGCAACCGAGCAGAGCGGTGGTGCCTCCATCCTGTCCAGCACCACTATTCCTCTGACGACAGACGACCCCGATCTGGCGAAGCAATATCCTCAGGAGCCGGTCAATGATTCGAATCGATACGGCACCTTCGTACTCCCGCCGATCGTGCCGATCGAATAA
- a CDS encoding FAD-dependent oxidoreductase, which translates to MKREKERLQRVLVIGATPAGIAAVNKLGELGVPVTLVDRDGDLDARLGADHWRLPSGTPLNHAHRPGLLRILRNPGIRSLFPARVAAIKHSHQGFRVDVRTEPTYVDADLCVLCGRCVQVCPVNCDGRKAIGFAGRHSLPGGAVIDKRRLPLCREGCPLGVNVQGYVALAAAGRFAEALDLVRQRNVLPGICGRICTHPCEEACRRNEQDQAVAIRDIKRFLADEEIRHGAAGKTDAPRPPERAEKIAVIGSGPAGLAAAAELARQGCRVTVYEKEQQAGGLLRYGIGPHRLPRNILDLELAWIEGLGVTFVLGRNIDFKKDLPGLAKDHDAVLVTAGTWADRKLDAPGEDLEGVEGCLDFLPRLYRGEIKRLKEKIAVIGDGNAAFDLARALVRIGAEVTIVSWFDADSIPADPAEYAGALAEGVKLHPGARVIAFEGEKGRLRRLVCRPTQPGPADDRGICWPVVVKGSEAYPLEFDRAVVAIGQTGPWTAGNVGGLKVSDRGLIAVDENRKTGLKNVFAAGDAVTGYSSVVQAMAEGRAAAVKILESVCGLVIDDPAGARPADRDFPPLPQGMPPCPRTAMPELKPSERKGNFEEVARGLTEAQIKLEAGRCLQCGVCSECMECVTACGPINALRHDETWETVFEQVGAIIIADPEQAPPVRGDDIIRAYGPNTSRADVPAMMTRGYAAAARAMTMLGDTSSRQRRGKGVAFTPPDPGLSPAIRIGVFFCTCNRSLGWLPEFDDYARALADRPDIVHVETMPSACVPDGISRILRTVREKGITRLVLTSCVCCPLDFVCSACTDQRSRLKKGLFTATGISRSMVTTFNLRGEVLNLIASSPETAVRRFEGMTDRAIRRSRHLKPFTSPARNYNFTTAVIGESEAAVESARVLSRLGLDVFMFGTKDKPLSDRHGDVDVLRFEGSTAMRVSGSLGDYHILVRLGDGQEQEFQAGAVIFGDKNPEAVPFLRQTELPGRGISAAMQRPGVTGIPFYYPGMTSMSGLFVADPPGIEVSTRQKGAAAAILAAAVMPRGPRQSKGYNVSIDAGRCRFCGRCIHVCPYQAIVARMNDYGNWHAAVDETLCKGCGNCISVCPSNAADSPYRDQQFLEQTLEEILLK; encoded by the coding sequence ATGAAACGGGAAAAGGAACGCCTGCAGCGGGTGCTGGTCATCGGGGCGACGCCGGCGGGGATCGCGGCGGTCAACAAGCTCGGCGAACTGGGCGTGCCCGTGACCCTGGTGGACCGGGACGGCGATCTGGACGCCCGGCTGGGCGCGGACCACTGGCGCTTGCCCTCGGGAACGCCGCTGAACCACGCCCATCGGCCGGGGCTCCTGCGGATCCTGCGCAATCCCGGCATCCGGTCCCTGTTTCCGGCCCGGGTGGCCGCCATCAAGCACAGCCACCAGGGCTTCCGGGTCGATGTCCGGACCGAACCGACCTATGTCGACGCCGACCTCTGCGTTCTCTGCGGCCGCTGCGTGCAGGTCTGCCCGGTCAACTGCGACGGCCGCAAGGCCATCGGGTTTGCCGGCCGCCATAGCCTGCCCGGCGGGGCCGTTATCGACAAGCGGCGCCTGCCCCTGTGCCGGGAAGGCTGCCCCCTGGGCGTCAATGTCCAGGGATACGTGGCCCTGGCGGCAGCCGGGCGTTTTGCCGAAGCTCTGGACCTGGTCCGGCAGCGGAACGTGCTGCCCGGCATCTGCGGCCGCATCTGCACCCATCCCTGCGAAGAAGCCTGCCGCCGTAACGAACAGGACCAGGCCGTGGCCATCCGCGACATCAAGCGGTTTCTGGCTGATGAAGAAATCCGGCACGGCGCCGCCGGGAAAACGGATGCGCCCAGGCCGCCGGAACGCGCCGAAAAAATCGCCGTCATCGGCTCCGGCCCGGCCGGCTTGGCGGCCGCCGCCGAACTGGCCCGCCAGGGCTGCCGGGTGACGGTTTATGAAAAAGAGCAGCAGGCCGGCGGCCTGCTGCGTTACGGCATCGGCCCCCACCGCCTGCCCCGGAACATCCTGGACCTGGAACTGGCCTGGATCGAAGGGCTGGGCGTGACATTCGTCCTGGGCCGGAACATCGATTTTAAGAAAGACCTGCCCGGTCTGGCCAAAGATCATGACGCGGTCCTGGTGACGGCCGGCACCTGGGCCGACCGCAAGCTGGACGCCCCGGGCGAAGACCTGGAAGGCGTCGAGGGGTGCCTGGATTTTCTGCCGCGCCTCTACCGGGGGGAAATCAAGCGCCTCAAAGAAAAGATCGCCGTCATCGGCGACGGCAACGCCGCCTTTGACCTGGCCCGGGCCCTGGTCCGCATCGGCGCCGAGGTGACCATCGTCTCCTGGTTCGACGCCGACAGCATCCCGGCCGACCCGGCCGAATACGCCGGCGCCCTGGCCGAAGGCGTCAAGCTGCATCCCGGCGCCCGGGTGATCGCCTTTGAAGGCGAAAAAGGCCGCCTGCGCCGGCTGGTCTGCCGCCCCACCCAACCCGGTCCGGCCGACGACCGGGGCATTTGCTGGCCGGTGGTGGTCAAGGGCAGCGAGGCCTATCCCCTCGAGTTTGACCGGGCCGTGGTGGCCATCGGCCAGACCGGACCCTGGACGGCCGGCAATGTCGGCGGGCTGAAGGTCTCCGACCGGGGGCTGATCGCGGTGGACGAAAACCGGAAGACCGGGCTGAAAAACGTCTTTGCCGCCGGCGACGCCGTCACCGGCTACTCCTCGGTGGTGCAGGCCATGGCCGAGGGCCGGGCCGCGGCCGTAAAGATCCTGGAAAGCGTCTGCGGCCTGGTCATCGATGACCCGGCTGGCGCCCGACCGGCCGACCGTGATTTTCCACCCCTTCCCCAGGGGATGCCCCCCTGCCCCCGGACCGCCATGCCGGAATTGAAACCGTCCGAGCGCAAAGGCAATTTCGAGGAAGTGGCCCGGGGACTCACGGAAGCGCAGATCAAACTGGAAGCCGGGCGCTGCCTGCAGTGCGGCGTCTGTTCCGAGTGCATGGAGTGCGTGACCGCCTGCGGCCCCATCAACGCCCTGCGCCACGATGAAACCTGGGAAACCGTTTTCGAGCAGGTCGGCGCCATTATCATCGCCGACCCGGAGCAGGCCCCGCCGGTCCGGGGGGACGACATCATCCGCGCCTACGGGCCGAACACCTCCCGGGCCGACGTCCCGGCCATGATGACGCGCGGCTACGCCGCCGCCGCCCGGGCCATGACCATGCTCGGGGACACCTCCTCCCGCCAGCGCCGTGGAAAGGGCGTGGCCTTCACCCCGCCCGATCCCGGGCTGTCGCCGGCCATCCGCATCGGTGTTTTCTTTTGCACCTGCAACCGGTCCCTGGGATGGCTTCCGGAATTCGACGATTACGCCCGCGCCCTGGCCGACCGGCCGGACATCGTTCACGTGGAAACCATGCCCTCGGCCTGCGTGCCCGACGGCATCAGCCGCATCCTCCGGACTGTCCGCGAAAAAGGCATCACCCGCCTGGTGCTTACCTCGTGCGTCTGCTGCCCCCTGGATTTTGTCTGCAGCGCCTGCACCGACCAGCGCAGCCGGCTGAAAAAAGGGCTGTTCACCGCCACCGGCATCAGCCGGTCCATGGTGACCACCTTCAATCTCCGGGGAGAAGTGCTCAACCTGATCGCCTCCTCGCCGGAAACGGCCGTCCGCCGGTTCGAAGGCATGACCGACCGGGCCATCCGCCGTTCCCGTCATCTCAAGCCCTTCACCTCGCCGGCCCGCAACTACAACTTCACCACCGCCGTCATCGGCGAATCCGAGGCGGCCGTGGAAAGCGCCCGGGTCCTCTCCCGGCTGGGCCTGGACGTGTTCATGTTCGGGACCAAAGACAAGCCGCTGTCCGACCGGCACGGTGACGTGGACGTGCTCCGTTTCGAAGGTTCGACGGCCATGCGCGTATCCGGCAGCCTGGGTGATTACCATATCCTGGTGCGCCTGGGTGACGGTCAGGAACAGGAGTTCCAGGCCGGCGCCGTCATCTTCGGGGACAAAAACCCGGAGGCGGTACCGTTCCTTCGCCAGACCGAGCTTCCCGGCCGGGGGATTTCGGCCGCCATGCAGCGGCCCGGCGTCACCGGCATACCGTTTTATTATCCCGGCATGACCTCCATGTCCGGCCTTTTCGTGGCCGACCCGCCGGGGATCGAGGTGTCCACCCGCCAGAAAGGCGCGGCGGCGGCCATCCTGGCGGCGGCGGTCATGCCCCGGGGGCCGCGGCAGAGCAAGGGCTACAACGTGTCCATCGACGCCGGCCGCTGCCGGTTCTGCGGCCGCTGCATCCACGTCTGCCCCTACCAGGCCATCGTCGCCCGCATGAACGATTACGGCAACTGGCACGCGGCCGTGGATGAAACCCTGTGCAAGGGGTGCGGCAACTGCATCTCCGTCTGCCCCTCCAACGCCGCCGACAGTCCCTACCGCGACCAGCAGTTTTTAGAACAGACGCTGGAGGAAATTTTACTTAAATAA
- a CDS encoding hydrogenase iron-sulfur subunit, protein MRQQEFWYSRNSGHQGAPKRNGVTSGRVDEKFVWHAFAKGAPVVLISGCHIGDCHYTDANHWTEKRVEKKVCRR, encoded by the coding sequence ATAAGACAGCAGGAATTCTGGTATAGTCGAAATTCCGGACACCAAGGTGCTCCGAAAAGAAATGGGGTTACCTCCGGCCGGGTAGACGAAAAGTTCGTCTGGCACGCCTTTGCCAAGGGCGCGCCGGTGGTGCTGATTTCCGGGTGCCACATCGGCGACTGCCATTACACTGACGCCAACCACTGGACGGAAAAGCGGGTGGAGAAGAAGGTTTGCCGGCGATAG
- a CDS encoding 2-oxoacid:acceptor oxidoreductase family protein translates to MNKKKDIIRKEIVVTGFGGQGIVLAGKILGQAAALGDKKESTLVQSYGPESRGGACSAQVIVSDTVIQYPYIKTPDVLVCMSQSAYDKHKDSLKPEGQLLVDRDLVKPDGSREFFAIPSTRMAEEMGKKMMANIIMVGFTVAITGAISEAATRDAVTASVPRGTEKTNIQAFTKGFEYGQSLLKGRERKASGQTGVI, encoded by the coding sequence ATGAACAAGAAAAAGGACATAATACGGAAAGAAATCGTCGTCACCGGCTTCGGCGGCCAGGGCATCGTGCTGGCCGGCAAGATCCTGGGACAGGCGGCGGCCCTGGGCGACAAGAAAGAGAGCACCCTGGTCCAGTCCTACGGCCCGGAATCCCGGGGCGGGGCCTGTTCGGCCCAGGTGATCGTCTCGGACACGGTCATCCAATACCCGTACATCAAGACGCCCGACGTGCTGGTGTGCATGTCCCAGTCCGCCTACGACAAGCACAAGGATTCCCTCAAACCCGAAGGCCAGCTCCTGGTCGACCGCGACCTGGTCAAGCCCGACGGCAGCCGGGAGTTCTTCGCCATCCCCTCCACCCGCATGGCCGAAGAGATGGGCAAAAAGATGATGGCCAACATCATCATGGTCGGGTTCACCGTGGCCATCACCGGCGCCATTTCCGAAGCCGCGACCCGGGACGCCGTCACCGCCTCGGTGCCCAGGGGGACGGAGAAAACCAACATCCAGGCCTTTACCAAGGGCTTTGAATACGGCCAGTCCCTGCTCAAGGGGCGGGAACGCAAGGCCTCGGGCCAGACGGGGGTGATCTGA
- the hdrA2 gene encoding CoB-CoM heterodisulfide reductase HdrA2, translating to MKEEKTAPVVVSKDQPRIGVYVCRCGLNIAQTVDCAGVARTAAGLDGVRVAKEITYACSEPGQAEIVEDIRDNNLNRIVVASCSPRLHEPTFRQMLKKAGLNPYLLEMANLREQCSWVHMKQPAEATAKAEDLVRMAVARASRLWSLTEEVLPMTKRTLVVGGGVAGIQAALDLADNGYEVFLVEKNPSIGGMMAQLDKTFPTMDCSIUILGPKMADVGRHPNITLLTASEVIDVKGYVGNFDVRIRKKSKFVIEKECTACGDCAKACPVVYPDEFNAGLGSRKAIYIPFPQAVPASYLINMQECLGHGCTRCADACEKHCIDFHLSDEEINVRVGTIVVATGMESYDPREMDEYGYTRFNNIVTSVEFERLVNAGGPTKGTLVRPGDRKHPRSVGFIQCVGSRSRRKGGVYCSNICCMNTIKSTLVLKEHDPDIDITVFYIDIRAFGKGFEDLYNRSRALGVRYVRGLPGNVEETADGGLRVAVENTASGKIEFHDLDMLVLAVGMQPTAGARKLQEMLGLQLTPDGFFLEAHPKLQPVDAATRGIFYAGCAEGPKDIKESVTQASAAAGRAIRLMHRGVILSEPITSEVVAEHCKCCGKCAEVCPYNAITVDVKKKIPAVVNKAACAGCGTCAAECVFGAIVMNHFTDEQILSQSDALLADNPADKILTFACNWCSYAGADYAGVSRLQYPPNARLIRTMCSGRVDEKFVWHAFAKGAPVVLISGCHIGDCHYINANHWTEKRVEKMHRKMEKLGLRPERLQLEWISAAEGVRFANVMQKMEEIRRSVTPDEIADTIRIISARE from the coding sequence ATGAAAGAAGAAAAAACAGCGCCCGTCGTCGTGTCAAAGGACCAGCCGCGGATCGGGGTTTATGTCTGCCGCTGCGGACTGAACATCGCCCAGACCGTGGACTGCGCCGGCGTGGCCAGAACAGCCGCGGGCCTTGACGGCGTCCGCGTGGCCAAGGAAATCACTTATGCCTGCTCCGAGCCCGGCCAGGCGGAGATCGTCGAGGACATCCGGGACAACAACCTGAACCGCATCGTGGTGGCCTCCTGCTCGCCGCGCCTGCACGAGCCCACCTTCCGGCAGATGTTGAAGAAAGCGGGCTTGAACCCCTACCTGCTGGAAATGGCCAACCTGCGCGAGCAGTGCAGCTGGGTACATATGAAGCAGCCGGCCGAAGCCACGGCCAAGGCCGAAGACCTGGTCCGCATGGCCGTGGCCCGGGCGAGCCGCCTGTGGTCCCTGACCGAGGAAGTGCTGCCCATGACCAAGCGAACCCTGGTGGTCGGCGGCGGCGTGGCCGGCATCCAGGCCGCCCTGGACCTGGCCGACAACGGCTACGAGGTCTTCCTGGTGGAAAAGAACCCGTCTATCGGCGGGATGATGGCCCAGCTGGACAAGACCTTCCCCACCATGGACTGCTCCATCTGAATACTGGGGCCGAAAATGGCGGATGTCGGTCGACATCCCAACATCACGCTGCTGACCGCAAGTGAAGTAATCGACGTCAAAGGTTACGTCGGTAATTTTGATGTGCGCATCCGGAAAAAATCCAAATTCGTCATCGAAAAGGAGTGTACCGCCTGCGGCGACTGCGCCAAGGCCTGCCCGGTGGTCTATCCCGATGAGTTCAACGCCGGTTTGGGCTCCCGCAAGGCCATTTACATCCCCTTCCCCCAGGCGGTGCCGGCCTCGTACCTGATCAACATGCAGGAGTGCCTGGGCCACGGCTGTACCCGCTGCGCCGATGCCTGCGAGAAGCACTGCATCGATTTTCACCTGTCCGACGAGGAGATCAACGTGCGCGTGGGCACCATCGTCGTGGCCACGGGCATGGAGTCGTATGATCCGCGGGAAATGGACGAATACGGCTACACCCGCTTTAACAACATCGTCACCAGCGTCGAGTTCGAGCGCCTGGTCAACGCCGGCGGCCCGACCAAAGGAACCCTGGTGCGCCCGGGCGACCGCAAGCATCCCAGATCCGTGGGCTTTATCCAGTGCGTCGGATCACGCTCCCGGCGCAAGGGCGGCGTTTACTGTTCCAACATCTGCTGCATGAACACCATCAAGAGCACCCTGGTGTTAAAGGAGCACGATCCGGATATCGACATTACCGTTTTTTATATCGACATCCGCGCCTTCGGCAAAGGCTTCGAGGATCTCTACAACCGGAGCCGCGCCCTGGGCGTGCGCTATGTCCGGGGGCTGCCCGGCAACGTCGAAGAGACCGCCGACGGCGGCCTGCGAGTGGCCGTGGAGAACACCGCCAGCGGCAAAATCGAATTTCATGATCTGGACATGCTGGTGCTGGCCGTGGGCATGCAGCCCACGGCGGGCGCCCGCAAGCTCCAGGAGATGCTGGGCCTGCAGCTCACGCCCGACGGTTTCTTTCTGGAGGCCCATCCCAAGCTCCAGCCGGTGGACGCCGCCACCCGGGGCATCTTCTACGCCGGGTGCGCCGAAGGTCCCAAGGATATCAAGGAGAGCGTCACCCAGGCCTCGGCGGCCGCGGGCCGGGCCATCCGGCTCATGCACCGGGGCGTAATCCTGTCCGAACCCATCACCTCGGAGGTCGTCGCCGAGCACTGCAAGTGCTGCGGCAAATGCGCCGAAGTCTGCCCCTATAATGCCATTACGGTGGACGTGAAGAAGAAGATCCCGGCCGTGGTCAACAAGGCGGCCTGCGCCGGCTGCGGCACCTGCGCCGCCGAGTGCGTTTTCGGGGCCATTGTCATGAACCACTTCACCGACGAGCAGATATTAAGCCAGAGCGACGCCCTGCTGGCCGACAACCCGGCCGACAAAATCCTGACCTTTGCCTGCAACTGGTGCTCTTATGCCGGGGCCGACTATGCCGGCGTCTCCCGGCTCCAGTACCCGCCCAACGCCCGCCTCATCCGGACCATGTGCTCCGGCCGGGTGGACGAGAAGTTCGTCTGGCACGCCTTTGCCAAGGGCGCGCCGGTGGTGCTGATTTCCGGGTGCCACATCGGCGACTGCCATTACATCAACGCCAACCACTGGACGGAAAAGCGGGTGGAGAAGATGCACCGCAAGATGGAGAAACTCGGCCTCCGGCCGGAACGGCTCCAGCTGGAATGGATCAGCGCCGCCGAAGGCGTGCGCTTCGCCAACGTCATGCAGAAGATGGAAGAGATCCGCCGGTCCGTGACGCCTGACGAGATCGCTGACACCATCCGCATCATCAGCGCCCGGGAGTAA
- a CDS encoding hydrogenase iron-sulfur subunit translates to MAKTPTDNKGKDISIILFLCNWSPHSAYHALLDQGYAMPAQMRMIRIPCTGRITKALLFKAFEMGADGVALLGCKSGTCRYGSGTDAATNNTEDTRKILDLAGIGPERMKMATFYPDETVALKEFLETFRDEIIALGKSPVVPSGGLRLEDRTALPPFAEILTRYNAYECQDCGKCTASCPLALSGRPFSPRALVGAIIAGEAEKVNNDIWACLTCGICYDRCPSGVNFPDFVRDVRCELIGSGERHATHGGFFQSLMRAMTSPDLRTRRWGGLPESVKTDPDSPILFFGGCAPFFDAFFRKHTGVGTTGILEDSLRLLNFFDIRPAVLEHERCCGHDLLWSGDRENFLKLARLNVEAIRTRRTQEVITACPECWRTLAVDYPAHGIDIGFKVTHLYEILAEKIENGAFSFKPLERRFTFQDSCRMNRFEQLRDLPRRLIQRIAPDAFAEMKDHGASSICCGNCAWIGCDAFSKAMQVNRLGQAHASGAELLVTACPKCQVHLRCAMEDPLRGEELEMEMMDLTGVIARTLKWE, encoded by the coding sequence GTGGCAAAGACACCGACAGACAATAAAGGAAAAGATATCAGTATAATTCTTTTTTTATGCAACTGGAGCCCTCATTCCGCCTATCACGCGCTGCTGGATCAGGGCTACGCCATGCCGGCCCAGATGCGCATGATCCGCATTCCCTGCACCGGTCGGATCACCAAGGCCCTGCTGTTCAAGGCCTTCGAGATGGGCGCCGACGGCGTGGCCCTGCTGGGCTGCAAGTCCGGCACCTGCCGTTACGGCTCCGGTACCGACGCCGCCACCAACAACACCGAGGACACGCGAAAAATCCTCGATCTGGCCGGGATCGGGCCAGAGCGCATGAAGATGGCGACCTTCTATCCGGATGAAACCGTGGCCCTGAAAGAGTTCCTGGAGACCTTCCGCGATGAAATCATCGCCCTGGGCAAAAGCCCGGTGGTCCCGTCCGGCGGCCTGCGGCTGGAAGACCGCACCGCCCTGCCCCCGTTCGCGGAGATTCTGACCCGCTACAATGCCTACGAGTGCCAGGACTGCGGCAAGTGCACCGCCTCCTGCCCCCTGGCCTTGAGCGGACGCCCCTTTTCCCCCCGGGCCCTGGTCGGGGCCATCATCGCGGGAGAGGCCGAAAAGGTCAACAACGACATCTGGGCCTGCCTGACCTGCGGCATCTGTTATGACCGCTGCCCTTCGGGCGTCAATTTTCCGGATTTCGTGCGGGACGTCCGCTGCGAGTTGATCGGCAGCGGCGAACGCCATGCCACCCACGGCGGCTTCTTCCAGTCCCTGATGCGGGCCATGACCTCGCCGGACCTGCGAACCCGACGATGGGGAGGTCTGCCTGAAAGCGTTAAAACCGACCCGGATTCACCGATTCTCTTCTTCGGCGGCTGCGCCCCTTTTTTTGACGCTTTTTTCCGCAAGCACACCGGCGTGGGCACTACCGGCATCCTGGAGGACAGCCTGCGGCTGCTGAACTTTTTCGACATCCGGCCAGCCGTTCTGGAACATGAACGCTGCTGCGGCCACGACCTGCTCTGGTCCGGGGACCGCGAGAATTTCTTAAAGCTCGCCCGGCTCAATGTCGAAGCCATCCGGACCAGGAGGACGCAGGAAGTCATCACGGCCTGCCCGGAATGCTGGCGCACCCTGGCCGTGGATTATCCCGCCCACGGGATCGACATTGGTTTCAAGGTCACCCACCTGTACGAGATTCTGGCCGAAAAGATTGAAAACGGGGCATTTTCCTTCAAGCCCCTGGAGCGGCGCTTCACCTTCCAGGACTCCTGCCGCATGAACCGGTTTGAACAATTACGGGACCTGCCCCGGCGGCTGATCCAACGGATCGCGCCGGACGCTTTTGCCGAAATGAAAGACCACGGCGCTTCGTCCATCTGCTGCGGTAACTGCGCCTGGATCGGGTGCGACGCTTTCAGCAAGGCCATGCAGGTCAACCGCCTGGGCCAGGCCCATGCCTCCGGCGCGGAGCTTCTGGTGACGGCCTGCCCCAAATGCCAGGTTCACCTGCGCTGCGCCATGGAAGACCCCCTGCGGGGCGAAGAGCTGGAAATGGAGATGATGGACCTGACCGGGGTCATCGCGCGAACGTTGAAATGGGAATAA